A genomic region of Cuculus canorus isolate bCucCan1 chromosome 24, bCucCan1.pri, whole genome shotgun sequence contains the following coding sequences:
- the DENND2C gene encoding DENN domain-containing protein 2C isoform X1 encodes MHPTESVDGSFSRSAVQTLSRSHCRNIKQKISQWEGRTQACTSKEKEQLKDLGVKYDPSSGVVSRRKTEHTEKSRQIGSKDPKSLGLDFREDARSRVRTGGCGYLQPCARSSASQAKEKGQCPAGFLDAVAALPPGNFYTSQALWRANPLLPGKDSPVPLDPQRKQGSCGFMEKELKIKGTDPLCRAERSLNNIYSEAEGQEEEGPAVPPPKPRRTFRYLVEKTASSCGDASTTREAPLQKQQHGGDLVSSSNDPEKKVASRRIRRRSQRKSFEFEDIQGFRNRTAATKSRRLREETNGTMGSRLVYTQSEDNIYEDIICPVKENPYEDIRVLPLTLWKVPSVWKLPTTRSTNGAPKPPPKPPFLSRKTLELKPSQTSLQGKMVKDTTLPVTLTEWKLFRAVEAASRRKNLPWLVLKIQEIFDSKRGKKRVKLLSLAGREVPPIKGETSGNESDTENQPRSRPRRLLQGQSASKRNPHYQTLERDLIELQEQRLFELFVVVSLHKKADEMAYTPQIVQQFPSKPEHAFRQSKDTEERLKVIPKFCFPDPKDWFPASDLKSETFSFVLTGEDGSRWFGYCKKLLPEGKGKRLPEVYCIVSRLGCFNLFSKILDEVEKRREMSPALVHPFMRSVMEAPFPAPGRVITVKSYLPGAGNEVMELCRPLDSRLEHIDFECLFQCLSVSHLIRVFASLLLERRVIFVADNLSTLSKCGHAAVATLYPFTWQHTYIPVLPASMIDIVCSPTPFLIGILACSLPQLWDLPLEEVLIVDLRADKFLQEVSDEDEILPHKLQAALVQILEERSEILSHEQSDTQGAMPLNSLVSEAFVQFFVEIVGHYSLHMSVTEKGERVFQREAFRKSHVSRNVRHFLHFFMETQMFAGFIQERELSKNAVKGEV; translated from the exons ATGCACCCAACCGAGTCGGTGGATGGTAGCTTTTCCCGCTCAGCTGTGCAGACCCTCTCTCGCAGCCACTGCCGCAACATCAAACAGAAGATCTCCCAGTGGGAGGGGAGGACACAAGCGTGCACCAGCAAGGagaaagagcagctgaaggactTGGGAGTAAAGTATGATCCCAGCTCTGGTGTTGTATCGAGAAGGAAGACTGAacatacagagaaaagcagacaaattgGATCCAAAGATCCCAAGAGTCTGGGTTTGGACTTCAGGGAAGATGCACGGAGTCGCGTGCGGACTGGTGGCTGTGGTTACCTTCAGCCCTGTGCACGCAGCTCAGCTTCCCAAGCCAAGGAGAAAGGACAGTGTCCAGCAGGATTCCTGGATGCAGTGGCAGCACTACCCCCAGGTAACTTTTATACCTCGCAGGCACTATGGAGAGCAAATCCCCTCCTGCCTGGCAAAGACTCACCAGTCCCCTTGGACCCTCAGAGGAAGCAAGGGAGCTGTGGCTTCATGGAAAAAGAACTCAAAATTAAAGGAACTGaccctctctgcagggcagagagGAGCTTGAACAACATTTACTCTGAGGCTGAGGGGCAAGAGGAGGAGGGACCTGCTGTCCCACCACCCAAGCCCCGTAGGACTTTCCGTTACCTTGTAGAAAAGACTGCCAGCAGCTGTGGTGATGCCAGTACTACCAGGGAAGCTCccctgcaaaagcagcagcatggaGGAGACTTGGTGTCATCCTCCAATGATCCTGAGAAGAAAGTTGCCAGCAGGAGGATCAGACGGAGAAGCCAGAG GAAATCTTTTGAGTTTGAGGACATCCAGGGCTTCCGCAACCGGACAGCAGCCACCAAGTCCCGCAGACTTCGAGAAGAAACAAATGGCACTATGGGATCCAGGCTTGTCTACACACAGTCAGAAGACAACATCTACGAGGACATTATCT GTCCTGTGAAAGAGAACCCCTATGAAGATATCAGAGTGCTACCCTTAACCCTGTGGAAGGTCCCATCTGTCTGGAAGCTACCAACCACCCGGAGCACCAATGGGGCTCCCAAG CCTCCCCCAAAACCTCCCTTCCTCAGTCGCAAGACTCTTGAGCTAAAGCCCTCCCAGACAAGTTTGCAAGGGAAAATGGTGAAGGACACTACCCTACCTGTCACACTGACCGAATGGAAGCTGTTCCGAGCAGTGGAGGCTGCCAGCAGGAGAAAGAACTTGCCCTGG CTGGTGCTAAAAATACAGGAGATCTTTGATTCCAAGCGTGGAAAAAAGAGGGTGAAGTTGCTCAGTCTTGCTGGGAGAGAAGTGCCTCCAATAAAAG GTGAAACCAGTGGGAATGAAAGTGATACGGAAAATCAGCCAAGAA GTCGACCCCGGCGCCTGCTGCAGGGACAATCAGCCTCCAAGAGGAACCCGCACTACCAGACTTTGGAGAGGGATTTGATAGAGCTTCAGGAACAGCGGCTTTTTGAGCTGTTTGTGGTGGTGTCACTGCACAAGAAGGCAGATGAGATGGCGTACACACCACAGATTGTGCAGCAGTTTCCCAGTAAG CCTGAACATGCCTTCAGACAGTCAAAGGATACTGAGGAGAGGCTAAAGGTCATTcccaaattctgctttccagaTCCCAAAGACTGGTTTCCTGCATCAGACCTTAAAAG tgaaacattttcttttgtgttgaCGGGCGAGGATGGCAGCCGCTGGTTTGGGTACTGCAAGAAGCTCCTT ccagaagggaaagggaagcgCCTTCCTGAGGTCTACTGCATTGTCAGCCGCCTGGGCTGCTTCAACCTCTTCTCCAAG ATTTTAGATGAAGTGGAGAAGAGGCGAGAGATGTCCCCAGCCCTCGTGCATCCATTCATGCGTAGTGTCATGGAGGcacccttccctgctcctggaCGCGTGATCACTGTGAAGAGTTACCTGCCAGGTGCAGGAAATGAG GTGATGGAGCTCTGCCGTCCCTTGGATTCTCGACTCGAACACATTGACTTCGAatgcctgttccagtgtctgagcGTCTCTCACCTGATTCGGGTCTTTGCCTCTCTCCTGCTGGAAAGGAGGGTGATCTTTGTTGCTGACAACTTAAG CACGCTCTCTAAATGTGGCCATGCTGCTGTAGCAACGCTTTATCCCTTCACTTGGCAGCACACCTACATACCAGTCCTACCAGCTTCTATGATTGACATCGTGTGCTCTCCAACCCCGTTCCTCATTGGCATTCTCGCCTGCTCCTTACCACAACTCTGGGACCTGCCTCTAGAAGAG GTTCTGATTGTAGATCTCCGTGCTGACAAGTTCTTGCAAGAG GTGTCAGATGAAGACGAGATCCTGCCTCACAAGCTCCAGGCTGCGCTTGTACAGATCTTAGAAGAACGAAGTGAAATCCTGTCACATGAGCAGAGTGACACACAAG GTGCCATGCCTCTCAACTCCCTGGTCTCGGAAGCTTTTGTGCAGTTCTTTGTGGAGATCGTTGGGCACTACTCCCTGCATATGAGCGTCACGGAAAAAGGGGAGCGGGTGTTCCAGCGGGAGGCATTCCGCAAATCCCATGTGTCACGAAACGTCCGTCATTTCTTGCACTTCTTCATGGAGACGCAGATGTTTGCAGGGTTCATACAGGAGCGGGAGTTAAGCAAGAATGCGGTCAAAGGTGAGGTTTGA
- the DENND2C gene encoding DENN domain-containing protein 2C isoform X2 codes for MHPTESVDGSFSRSAVQTLSRSHCRNIKQKISQWEGRTQACTSKEKEQLKDLGVKYDPSSGVVSRRKTEHTEKSRQIGSKDPKSLGLDFREDARSRVRTGGCGYLQPCARSSASQAKEKGQCPAGFLDAVAALPPEKTASSCGDASTTREAPLQKQQHGGDLVSSSNDPEKKVASRRIRRRSQRKSFEFEDIQGFRNRTAATKSRRLREETNGTMGSRLVYTQSEDNIYEDIICPVKENPYEDIRVLPLTLWKVPSVWKLPTTRSTNGAPKPPPKPPFLSRKTLELKPSQTSLQGKMVKDTTLPVTLTEWKLFRAVEAASRRKNLPWLVLKIQEIFDSKRGKKRVKLLSLAGREVPPIKGETSGNESDTENQPRSRPRRLLQGQSASKRNPHYQTLERDLIELQEQRLFELFVVVSLHKKADEMAYTPQIVQQFPSKPEHAFRQSKDTEERLKVIPKFCFPDPKDWFPASDLKSETFSFVLTGEDGSRWFGYCKKLLPEGKGKRLPEVYCIVSRLGCFNLFSKILDEVEKRREMSPALVHPFMRSVMEAPFPAPGRVITVKSYLPGAGNEVMELCRPLDSRLEHIDFECLFQCLSVSHLIRVFASLLLERRVIFVADNLSTLSKCGHAAVATLYPFTWQHTYIPVLPASMIDIVCSPTPFLIGILACSLPQLWDLPLEEVLIVDLRADKFLQEVSDEDEILPHKLQAALVQILEERSEILSHEQSDTQGAMPLNSLVSEAFVQFFVEIVGHYSLHMSVTEKGERVFQREAFRKSHVSRNVRHFLHFFMETQMFAGFIQERELSKNAVKGEV; via the exons ATGCACCCAACCGAGTCGGTGGATGGTAGCTTTTCCCGCTCAGCTGTGCAGACCCTCTCTCGCAGCCACTGCCGCAACATCAAACAGAAGATCTCCCAGTGGGAGGGGAGGACACAAGCGTGCACCAGCAAGGagaaagagcagctgaaggactTGGGAGTAAAGTATGATCCCAGCTCTGGTGTTGTATCGAGAAGGAAGACTGAacatacagagaaaagcagacaaattgGATCCAAAGATCCCAAGAGTCTGGGTTTGGACTTCAGGGAAGATGCACGGAGTCGCGTGCGGACTGGTGGCTGTGGTTACCTTCAGCCCTGTGCACGCAGCTCAGCTTCCCAAGCCAAGGAGAAAGGACAGTGTCCAGCAGGATTCCTGGATGCAGTGGCAGCACTACCCCCAG AAAAGACTGCCAGCAGCTGTGGTGATGCCAGTACTACCAGGGAAGCTCccctgcaaaagcagcagcatggaGGAGACTTGGTGTCATCCTCCAATGATCCTGAGAAGAAAGTTGCCAGCAGGAGGATCAGACGGAGAAGCCAGAG GAAATCTTTTGAGTTTGAGGACATCCAGGGCTTCCGCAACCGGACAGCAGCCACCAAGTCCCGCAGACTTCGAGAAGAAACAAATGGCACTATGGGATCCAGGCTTGTCTACACACAGTCAGAAGACAACATCTACGAGGACATTATCT GTCCTGTGAAAGAGAACCCCTATGAAGATATCAGAGTGCTACCCTTAACCCTGTGGAAGGTCCCATCTGTCTGGAAGCTACCAACCACCCGGAGCACCAATGGGGCTCCCAAG CCTCCCCCAAAACCTCCCTTCCTCAGTCGCAAGACTCTTGAGCTAAAGCCCTCCCAGACAAGTTTGCAAGGGAAAATGGTGAAGGACACTACCCTACCTGTCACACTGACCGAATGGAAGCTGTTCCGAGCAGTGGAGGCTGCCAGCAGGAGAAAGAACTTGCCCTGG CTGGTGCTAAAAATACAGGAGATCTTTGATTCCAAGCGTGGAAAAAAGAGGGTGAAGTTGCTCAGTCTTGCTGGGAGAGAAGTGCCTCCAATAAAAG GTGAAACCAGTGGGAATGAAAGTGATACGGAAAATCAGCCAAGAA GTCGACCCCGGCGCCTGCTGCAGGGACAATCAGCCTCCAAGAGGAACCCGCACTACCAGACTTTGGAGAGGGATTTGATAGAGCTTCAGGAACAGCGGCTTTTTGAGCTGTTTGTGGTGGTGTCACTGCACAAGAAGGCAGATGAGATGGCGTACACACCACAGATTGTGCAGCAGTTTCCCAGTAAG CCTGAACATGCCTTCAGACAGTCAAAGGATACTGAGGAGAGGCTAAAGGTCATTcccaaattctgctttccagaTCCCAAAGACTGGTTTCCTGCATCAGACCTTAAAAG tgaaacattttcttttgtgttgaCGGGCGAGGATGGCAGCCGCTGGTTTGGGTACTGCAAGAAGCTCCTT ccagaagggaaagggaagcgCCTTCCTGAGGTCTACTGCATTGTCAGCCGCCTGGGCTGCTTCAACCTCTTCTCCAAG ATTTTAGATGAAGTGGAGAAGAGGCGAGAGATGTCCCCAGCCCTCGTGCATCCATTCATGCGTAGTGTCATGGAGGcacccttccctgctcctggaCGCGTGATCACTGTGAAGAGTTACCTGCCAGGTGCAGGAAATGAG GTGATGGAGCTCTGCCGTCCCTTGGATTCTCGACTCGAACACATTGACTTCGAatgcctgttccagtgtctgagcGTCTCTCACCTGATTCGGGTCTTTGCCTCTCTCCTGCTGGAAAGGAGGGTGATCTTTGTTGCTGACAACTTAAG CACGCTCTCTAAATGTGGCCATGCTGCTGTAGCAACGCTTTATCCCTTCACTTGGCAGCACACCTACATACCAGTCCTACCAGCTTCTATGATTGACATCGTGTGCTCTCCAACCCCGTTCCTCATTGGCATTCTCGCCTGCTCCTTACCACAACTCTGGGACCTGCCTCTAGAAGAG GTTCTGATTGTAGATCTCCGTGCTGACAAGTTCTTGCAAGAG GTGTCAGATGAAGACGAGATCCTGCCTCACAAGCTCCAGGCTGCGCTTGTACAGATCTTAGAAGAACGAAGTGAAATCCTGTCACATGAGCAGAGTGACACACAAG GTGCCATGCCTCTCAACTCCCTGGTCTCGGAAGCTTTTGTGCAGTTCTTTGTGGAGATCGTTGGGCACTACTCCCTGCATATGAGCGTCACGGAAAAAGGGGAGCGGGTGTTCCAGCGGGAGGCATTCCGCAAATCCCATGTGTCACGAAACGTCCGTCATTTCTTGCACTTCTTCATGGAGACGCAGATGTTTGCAGGGTTCATACAGGAGCGGGAGTTAAGCAAGAATGCGGTCAAAGGTGAGGTTTGA
- the DENND2C gene encoding DENN domain-containing protein 2C isoform X4 has product MHPTESVDGSFSRSAVQTLSRSHCRNIKQKISQWEGRTQACTSKEKEQLKDLGVKYDPSSGVVSRRKTEHTEKSRQIGSKDPKSLGLDFREDARSRVRTGGCGYLQPCARSSASQAKEKGQCPAGFLDAVAALPPGNFYTSQALWRANPLLPGKDSPVPLDPQRKQGSCGFMEKELKIKGTDPLCRAERSLNNIYSEAEGQEEEGPAVPPPKPRRTFRYLVEKTASSCGDASTTREAPLQKQQHGGDLVSSSNDPEKKVASRRIRRRSQRKSFEFEDIQGFRNRTAATKSRRLREETNGTMGSRLVYTQSEDNIYEDIICPVKENPYEDIRVLPLTLWKVPSVWKLPTTRSTNGAPKPPPKPPFLSRKTLELKPSQTSLQGKMVKDTTLPVTLTEWKLFRAVEAASRRKNLPWLVLKIQEIFDSKRGKKRVKLLSLAGREVPPIKGETSGNESDTENQPRSRPRRLLQGQSASKRNPHYQTLERDLIELQEQRLFELFVVVSLHKKADEMAYTPQIVQQFPSKPEHAFRQSKDTEERLKVIPKFCFPDPKDWFPASDLKSETFSFVLTGEDGSRWFGYCKKLLPEGKGKRLPEVYCIVSRLGCFNLFSKILDEVEKRREMSPALVHPFMRSVMEAPFPAPGRVITVKSYLPGAGNEVMELCRPLDSRLEHIDFECLFQCLSVSHLIRVFASLLLERRVIFVADNLSTLSKCGHAAVATLYPFTWQHTYIPVLPASMIDIVCSPTPFLIGILACSLPQLWDLPLEEVLIVDLRADKFLQEVSDEDEILPHKLQAALVQILEERSEILSHEQSDTQGAMPLNSLVSEAFVQFFVEIVGHYSLHMSVTEKGERVFQREAFRKSHVSRNVRHFLHFFMETQMFAGFIQERELSKNAVKGLFEVRALEYLQSIPETEPTGMNKILRSLGSKMKFRQKR; this is encoded by the exons ATGCACCCAACCGAGTCGGTGGATGGTAGCTTTTCCCGCTCAGCTGTGCAGACCCTCTCTCGCAGCCACTGCCGCAACATCAAACAGAAGATCTCCCAGTGGGAGGGGAGGACACAAGCGTGCACCAGCAAGGagaaagagcagctgaaggactTGGGAGTAAAGTATGATCCCAGCTCTGGTGTTGTATCGAGAAGGAAGACTGAacatacagagaaaagcagacaaattgGATCCAAAGATCCCAAGAGTCTGGGTTTGGACTTCAGGGAAGATGCACGGAGTCGCGTGCGGACTGGTGGCTGTGGTTACCTTCAGCCCTGTGCACGCAGCTCAGCTTCCCAAGCCAAGGAGAAAGGACAGTGTCCAGCAGGATTCCTGGATGCAGTGGCAGCACTACCCCCAGGTAACTTTTATACCTCGCAGGCACTATGGAGAGCAAATCCCCTCCTGCCTGGCAAAGACTCACCAGTCCCCTTGGACCCTCAGAGGAAGCAAGGGAGCTGTGGCTTCATGGAAAAAGAACTCAAAATTAAAGGAACTGaccctctctgcagggcagagagGAGCTTGAACAACATTTACTCTGAGGCTGAGGGGCAAGAGGAGGAGGGACCTGCTGTCCCACCACCCAAGCCCCGTAGGACTTTCCGTTACCTTGTAGAAAAGACTGCCAGCAGCTGTGGTGATGCCAGTACTACCAGGGAAGCTCccctgcaaaagcagcagcatggaGGAGACTTGGTGTCATCCTCCAATGATCCTGAGAAGAAAGTTGCCAGCAGGAGGATCAGACGGAGAAGCCAGAG GAAATCTTTTGAGTTTGAGGACATCCAGGGCTTCCGCAACCGGACAGCAGCCACCAAGTCCCGCAGACTTCGAGAAGAAACAAATGGCACTATGGGATCCAGGCTTGTCTACACACAGTCAGAAGACAACATCTACGAGGACATTATCT GTCCTGTGAAAGAGAACCCCTATGAAGATATCAGAGTGCTACCCTTAACCCTGTGGAAGGTCCCATCTGTCTGGAAGCTACCAACCACCCGGAGCACCAATGGGGCTCCCAAG CCTCCCCCAAAACCTCCCTTCCTCAGTCGCAAGACTCTTGAGCTAAAGCCCTCCCAGACAAGTTTGCAAGGGAAAATGGTGAAGGACACTACCCTACCTGTCACACTGACCGAATGGAAGCTGTTCCGAGCAGTGGAGGCTGCCAGCAGGAGAAAGAACTTGCCCTGG CTGGTGCTAAAAATACAGGAGATCTTTGATTCCAAGCGTGGAAAAAAGAGGGTGAAGTTGCTCAGTCTTGCTGGGAGAGAAGTGCCTCCAATAAAAG GTGAAACCAGTGGGAATGAAAGTGATACGGAAAATCAGCCAAGAA GTCGACCCCGGCGCCTGCTGCAGGGACAATCAGCCTCCAAGAGGAACCCGCACTACCAGACTTTGGAGAGGGATTTGATAGAGCTTCAGGAACAGCGGCTTTTTGAGCTGTTTGTGGTGGTGTCACTGCACAAGAAGGCAGATGAGATGGCGTACACACCACAGATTGTGCAGCAGTTTCCCAGTAAG CCTGAACATGCCTTCAGACAGTCAAAGGATACTGAGGAGAGGCTAAAGGTCATTcccaaattctgctttccagaTCCCAAAGACTGGTTTCCTGCATCAGACCTTAAAAG tgaaacattttcttttgtgttgaCGGGCGAGGATGGCAGCCGCTGGTTTGGGTACTGCAAGAAGCTCCTT ccagaagggaaagggaagcgCCTTCCTGAGGTCTACTGCATTGTCAGCCGCCTGGGCTGCTTCAACCTCTTCTCCAAG ATTTTAGATGAAGTGGAGAAGAGGCGAGAGATGTCCCCAGCCCTCGTGCATCCATTCATGCGTAGTGTCATGGAGGcacccttccctgctcctggaCGCGTGATCACTGTGAAGAGTTACCTGCCAGGTGCAGGAAATGAG GTGATGGAGCTCTGCCGTCCCTTGGATTCTCGACTCGAACACATTGACTTCGAatgcctgttccagtgtctgagcGTCTCTCACCTGATTCGGGTCTTTGCCTCTCTCCTGCTGGAAAGGAGGGTGATCTTTGTTGCTGACAACTTAAG CACGCTCTCTAAATGTGGCCATGCTGCTGTAGCAACGCTTTATCCCTTCACTTGGCAGCACACCTACATACCAGTCCTACCAGCTTCTATGATTGACATCGTGTGCTCTCCAACCCCGTTCCTCATTGGCATTCTCGCCTGCTCCTTACCACAACTCTGGGACCTGCCTCTAGAAGAG GTTCTGATTGTAGATCTCCGTGCTGACAAGTTCTTGCAAGAG GTGTCAGATGAAGACGAGATCCTGCCTCACAAGCTCCAGGCTGCGCTTGTACAGATCTTAGAAGAACGAAGTGAAATCCTGTCACATGAGCAGAGTGACACACAAG GTGCCATGCCTCTCAACTCCCTGGTCTCGGAAGCTTTTGTGCAGTTCTTTGTGGAGATCGTTGGGCACTACTCCCTGCATATGAGCGTCACGGAAAAAGGGGAGCGGGTGTTCCAGCGGGAGGCATTCCGCAAATCCCATGTGTCACGAAACGTCCGTCATTTCTTGCACTTCTTCATGGAGACGCAGATGTTTGCAGGGTTCATACAGGAGCGGGAGTTAAGCAAGAATGCGGTCAAAG gCCTTTTTGAGGTCCGTGCCTTGGAGTATTTGCAGAGCATTCCAGAGACGGAGCCAACTGGAATGAACAAAATCCTGCGCAGCCTTG GAAGCAAGATGAAGTTCCGCCAGAAGCGATGA
- the DENND2C gene encoding DENN domain-containing protein 2C isoform X3 has product MHPTESVDGSFSRSAVQTLSRSHCRNIKQKISQWEGRTQACTSKEKEQLKDLGVKYDPSSGVVSRRKTEHTEKSRQIGSKDPKSLGLDFREDARSRVRTGGCGYLQPCARSSASQAKEKGQCPAGFLDAVAALPPGNFYTSQALWRANPLLPGKDSPVPLDPQRKQGSCGFMEKELKIKGTDPLCRAERSLNNIYSEAEGQEEEGPAVPPPKPRRTFRYLVEKTASSCGDASTTREAPLQKQQHGGDLVSSSNDPEKKVASRRIRRRSQRKSFEFEDIQGFRNRTAATKSRRLREETNGTMGSRLVYTQSEDNIYEDIICPVKENPYEDIRVLPLTLWKVPSVWKLPTTRSTNGAPKPPPKPPFLSRKTLELKPSQTSLQGKMVKDTTLPVTLTEWKLFRAVEAASRRKNLPWLVLKIQEIFDSKRGKKRVKLLSLAGREVPPIKGETSGNESDTENQPRSRPRRLLQGQSASKRNPHYQTLERDLIELQEQRLFELFVVVSLHKKADEMAYTPQIVQQFPSKPEHAFRQSKDTEERLKVIPKFCFPDPKDWFPASDLKSETFSFVLTGEDGSRWFGYCKKLLPEGKGKRLPEVYCIVSRLGCFNLFSKILDEVEKRREMSPALVHPFMRSVMEAPFPAPGRVITVKSYLPGAGNEVMELCRPLDSRLEHIDFECLFQCLSVSHLIRVFASLLLERRVIFVADNLSTLSKCGHAAVATLYPFTWQHTYIPVLPASMIDIVCSPTPFLIGILACSLPQLWDLPLEEVLIVDLRADKFLQEPATGERCQMKTRSCLTSSRLRLYRS; this is encoded by the exons ATGCACCCAACCGAGTCGGTGGATGGTAGCTTTTCCCGCTCAGCTGTGCAGACCCTCTCTCGCAGCCACTGCCGCAACATCAAACAGAAGATCTCCCAGTGGGAGGGGAGGACACAAGCGTGCACCAGCAAGGagaaagagcagctgaaggactTGGGAGTAAAGTATGATCCCAGCTCTGGTGTTGTATCGAGAAGGAAGACTGAacatacagagaaaagcagacaaattgGATCCAAAGATCCCAAGAGTCTGGGTTTGGACTTCAGGGAAGATGCACGGAGTCGCGTGCGGACTGGTGGCTGTGGTTACCTTCAGCCCTGTGCACGCAGCTCAGCTTCCCAAGCCAAGGAGAAAGGACAGTGTCCAGCAGGATTCCTGGATGCAGTGGCAGCACTACCCCCAGGTAACTTTTATACCTCGCAGGCACTATGGAGAGCAAATCCCCTCCTGCCTGGCAAAGACTCACCAGTCCCCTTGGACCCTCAGAGGAAGCAAGGGAGCTGTGGCTTCATGGAAAAAGAACTCAAAATTAAAGGAACTGaccctctctgcagggcagagagGAGCTTGAACAACATTTACTCTGAGGCTGAGGGGCAAGAGGAGGAGGGACCTGCTGTCCCACCACCCAAGCCCCGTAGGACTTTCCGTTACCTTGTAGAAAAGACTGCCAGCAGCTGTGGTGATGCCAGTACTACCAGGGAAGCTCccctgcaaaagcagcagcatggaGGAGACTTGGTGTCATCCTCCAATGATCCTGAGAAGAAAGTTGCCAGCAGGAGGATCAGACGGAGAAGCCAGAG GAAATCTTTTGAGTTTGAGGACATCCAGGGCTTCCGCAACCGGACAGCAGCCACCAAGTCCCGCAGACTTCGAGAAGAAACAAATGGCACTATGGGATCCAGGCTTGTCTACACACAGTCAGAAGACAACATCTACGAGGACATTATCT GTCCTGTGAAAGAGAACCCCTATGAAGATATCAGAGTGCTACCCTTAACCCTGTGGAAGGTCCCATCTGTCTGGAAGCTACCAACCACCCGGAGCACCAATGGGGCTCCCAAG CCTCCCCCAAAACCTCCCTTCCTCAGTCGCAAGACTCTTGAGCTAAAGCCCTCCCAGACAAGTTTGCAAGGGAAAATGGTGAAGGACACTACCCTACCTGTCACACTGACCGAATGGAAGCTGTTCCGAGCAGTGGAGGCTGCCAGCAGGAGAAAGAACTTGCCCTGG CTGGTGCTAAAAATACAGGAGATCTTTGATTCCAAGCGTGGAAAAAAGAGGGTGAAGTTGCTCAGTCTTGCTGGGAGAGAAGTGCCTCCAATAAAAG GTGAAACCAGTGGGAATGAAAGTGATACGGAAAATCAGCCAAGAA GTCGACCCCGGCGCCTGCTGCAGGGACAATCAGCCTCCAAGAGGAACCCGCACTACCAGACTTTGGAGAGGGATTTGATAGAGCTTCAGGAACAGCGGCTTTTTGAGCTGTTTGTGGTGGTGTCACTGCACAAGAAGGCAGATGAGATGGCGTACACACCACAGATTGTGCAGCAGTTTCCCAGTAAG CCTGAACATGCCTTCAGACAGTCAAAGGATACTGAGGAGAGGCTAAAGGTCATTcccaaattctgctttccagaTCCCAAAGACTGGTTTCCTGCATCAGACCTTAAAAG tgaaacattttcttttgtgttgaCGGGCGAGGATGGCAGCCGCTGGTTTGGGTACTGCAAGAAGCTCCTT ccagaagggaaagggaagcgCCTTCCTGAGGTCTACTGCATTGTCAGCCGCCTGGGCTGCTTCAACCTCTTCTCCAAG ATTTTAGATGAAGTGGAGAAGAGGCGAGAGATGTCCCCAGCCCTCGTGCATCCATTCATGCGTAGTGTCATGGAGGcacccttccctgctcctggaCGCGTGATCACTGTGAAGAGTTACCTGCCAGGTGCAGGAAATGAG GTGATGGAGCTCTGCCGTCCCTTGGATTCTCGACTCGAACACATTGACTTCGAatgcctgttccagtgtctgagcGTCTCTCACCTGATTCGGGTCTTTGCCTCTCTCCTGCTGGAAAGGAGGGTGATCTTTGTTGCTGACAACTTAAG CACGCTCTCTAAATGTGGCCATGCTGCTGTAGCAACGCTTTATCCCTTCACTTGGCAGCACACCTACATACCAGTCCTACCAGCTTCTATGATTGACATCGTGTGCTCTCCAACCCCGTTCCTCATTGGCATTCTCGCCTGCTCCTTACCACAACTCTGGGACCTGCCTCTAGAAGAG GTTCTGATTGTAGATCTCCGTGCTGACAAGTTCTTGCAAGAG CCTGCAACTGGAGAAAG GTGTCAGATGAAGACGAGATCCTGCCTCACAAGCTCCAGGCTGCGCTTGTACAGATCTTAG